The Aureispira anguillae genome contains a region encoding:
- a CDS encoding ABC transporter ATP-binding protein, producing the protein MIHAKNIKKTYENLTVLKGVDLAIKKGEIVSIVGKSGAGKSTLLHIIGTLDFPDEGSLDINGVAIHNLSEKELSSFRNNQIGFVFQFHHLLPEFTALENVCIPAYIQKKSEKEATARAQQLLTDLGLQDRINHKPSELSGGEQQRVAVARAMMNEPAVILADEPSGNLDTETSQQLHELFFELRDKHQQTFVIVTHNPELAKMSDRTLVMKDGCIIDNQINS; encoded by the coding sequence ATGATACACGCAAAAAATATCAAAAAAACATACGAAAATCTTACTGTTCTCAAAGGAGTTGATTTAGCCATAAAAAAGGGAGAAATTGTTTCTATTGTTGGCAAATCTGGTGCAGGAAAAAGCACTTTACTACACATCATTGGCACCTTAGATTTTCCCGACGAAGGGAGTTTGGACATTAATGGGGTGGCAATTCATAACCTTTCTGAAAAAGAGCTTTCTTCTTTCCGCAATAATCAAATTGGTTTTGTCTTTCAATTCCATCATTTATTGCCTGAATTTACAGCACTTGAAAATGTTTGTATCCCCGCTTATATCCAAAAAAAATCTGAAAAAGAGGCAACTGCTCGTGCACAACAACTGCTCACTGATCTAGGGCTTCAAGATCGCATAAACCACAAACCTTCTGAGCTATCAGGAGGAGAGCAACAACGAGTAGCCGTTGCTCGTGCCATGATGAACGAACCCGCAGTAATTTTAGCGGATGAGCCTTCTGGAAATTTAGACACAGAAACCTCTCAACAGCTTCATGAGTTATTTTTTGAATTGAGAGATAAGCATCAACAAACCTTTGTCATTGTTACACACAATCCCGAATTGGCAAAGATGAGCGACAGAACCCTAGTCATGAAAGATGGTTGTATTATTGACAATCAAATCAACAGTTAA
- a CDS encoding CaiB/BaiF CoA transferase family protein, giving the protein MDQIFKDLKVIELASVLAGPAVGLFFAELGAKVVKVENKKGGGDITRTWRLASEDKNAPVSAYYCAINWNKEVLLVDLSTTEGKEQVYELVREADVVIANYKKKSAQKLGVDYAQLKAINATLIYANISGFGEESERVAFDVVLQAESGFMYMNGQPESPPTKMPVALIDILAAHQLKEGILVALLQRYQSGKGAYVSVSLLEAAVASLANQATNWLMAGHIPQRMGSLHPNIAPYGELFETKDNKLLILSIGSNRQFVQLCNSLERFDLLEQEIYKTNGSRVKNRTSLAEELRQSFGEFEAAIILERCHQNFVPIGLVRNMKEVFEQETAAKMLLEEEIDGMKTLRVKTAAFKLDMD; this is encoded by the coding sequence ATGGATCAAATATTTAAAGATTTAAAAGTAATTGAGCTAGCTTCTGTTTTGGCAGGACCAGCAGTAGGGCTTTTTTTTGCAGAATTAGGAGCAAAGGTTGTTAAGGTAGAAAACAAAAAAGGGGGAGGAGATATTACCCGAACCTGGCGCTTGGCTTCCGAAGACAAAAATGCTCCTGTATCGGCTTATTATTGTGCAATAAATTGGAACAAAGAGGTTTTATTGGTTGATCTTTCTACCACAGAAGGAAAGGAGCAGGTTTATGAATTGGTTCGAGAGGCAGATGTTGTGATTGCCAATTATAAAAAGAAATCGGCACAAAAACTAGGGGTAGATTATGCACAATTAAAAGCCATCAATGCTACCTTGATTTATGCCAATATTTCTGGTTTTGGGGAGGAAAGTGAACGAGTTGCTTTTGATGTCGTTTTGCAAGCAGAATCTGGATTTATGTATATGAACGGGCAGCCAGAGAGCCCTCCAACAAAAATGCCTGTAGCTCTTATTGATATTTTGGCAGCACACCAGCTCAAAGAGGGAATTCTAGTGGCTTTGTTGCAGCGTTATCAATCTGGAAAGGGCGCTTATGTAAGTGTTTCTTTATTGGAAGCCGCAGTGGCTTCTTTAGCGAACCAAGCTACCAATTGGCTAATGGCAGGACACATTCCACAACGAATGGGGTCTTTGCATCCCAATATTGCACCTTATGGAGAATTGTTTGAGACAAAAGACAACAAATTACTGATTCTATCGATTGGATCTAATCGACAGTTTGTTCAATTGTGTAATAGTTTAGAGCGTTTCGATTTATTGGAGCAAGAAATTTATAAAACCAATGGATCAAGAGTCAAAAATAGAACCTCATTAGCGGAGGAACTAAGACAATCTTTTGGAGAATTTGAAGCGGCTATAATCTTAGAACGTTGTCATCAAAATTTTGTTCCAATAGGTTTAGTACGCAATATGAAAGAAGTTTTTGAGCAGGAAACGGCAGCTAAAATGCTATTAGAAGAAGAAATTGATGGAATGAAAACATTGAGGGTAAAAACGGCAGCATTTAAATTAGACATGGACTAA